The Salvia splendens isolate huo1 chromosome 20, SspV2, whole genome shotgun sequence nucleotide sequence TGCCCGGATTTACAAGATGTTCAAAGGAACGGAGTGGAAGAAAATCGCACTCCAGACTGCATTCCTGTTCCCTGGCCTCGTGTTTGGTGTTTTCTTCGTGCTCAATGCTCTCATCTGGGGTCAGAGATCTTCAGGTGCAGTGCCGTTCGGAACAATGTTCGCATTGGTCTTCCTCTGGTTCGGAATCTCAGTCCCGCTCGTCGTCGTGGGGAGCTACGTGGGCTTCAAGAAGCCAGCGATTGAAAACCCGGTGAAGACGAACAAAATACCTAGGCAGATCCCGGAGCAGCCGTGGTACATGAACCCCATCTTCTCCATTCTGATCGGAGGCATCCTACCGTTCGGAGCTGTCTTCATCGAGCTCTTTTTCATCCTAACCTCAATCTGGCTGAACCAGTTCTACTACATCTTCGGGTTCCTCttcattgtcttcatcatcctCCTCATCACCTGCGCGGAGATAACCATCGTGCTCTGCTACTTCCAGCTGTGCAGCGAGGACTACCTTTGGTGGTGGAGGTCGTACCTCACGTCCGGATCCTCAGCTCTCTACCTCTTCCTCTACGCAACCTTCTACTTCTTCACAAAGCTCGAGATCACGAAGCCCGTCTCCGGCGCCCTCTACTTCGGGTACATGCTGCTCGCTTCATATTCGTTTTTCGTTCTCACCGGCACCATTGGATTCTATGCGTGCTTCGTCTTCACCAGGCTGATTTATTCTTCTGTCAAGATTGATTGATTGAGTTGTATACTGGGCTTCCATATTTTGCAAATTTGTTGAGGGAAATCTGTATTAGTTATTGTAAAAGTTCATATTTCAAATTTACTCTTGGAGTCATCTTTGTAGCAAGGATGAAGAACTGCACTGCCTTTTGTTGATCAGATAATGGAAAACGTGCTAGTAAGACCATATTATTATATGCTATCAATGTTGTCAAAGCAGTATAGCGGTTCATGGCGGTTCGCCCGAAAAATGCCACAGGGATATAGCGTATCGGTATGGCGGGATATAGCggtcattaattaaatatataaaataatatttatatattcatatataattcaaaaaattagaaaataataaaaatataacattaaaaactctaaaaacatgtaataaagcataaaatagaaaacaattatataaaagtcTAGCAATTAAAGTCTTTAGTTCAAGTgttcaacaaaacataaaaccaTGATAAGCTCAATAGACATCAATCATCAAGCTCAACATAGTCTTCTAGCTCATCATCATTACTATCATCGGCATccatttcatcttcatcctccattGCTTCATCCTCTTGATCTCCACTTACACTATCCTCAAATTCTTCCTCTTCCGATTCTCCATCTACAAGCGCAagccttttccttttccctttcccttttctAGGTATGATAGGTTCTTTTTTCTTAGAAACTCTAAGACAACTTGAACTAGATGTAGAAGATTCTTTCCTCTTCTTTGACCTAGGAGGGGCTGTAGGGTGCAGATTGTGAATAGGAGGGGCTGTATGGCTGGGCGGTGGCTGAGTCACTGAGTGGGGCTGGAGAGTGCTGGCTAGGCTGCAACAGGCGGCGGCGGTGCGACGGTGGGTGGCAGATTGTGGAAGGACTGAAGGAGTAGAGATGAAAAGCGGCAGATTGGGGTTGTGgaattagggtttagaattaTTGGGGTGGGCTGATTGGGCCtatgcaaaattaaattaaaaaataaaaagcccaATAAAAGTCAAAATTAGCACCAAAAAGTCAAAATTGGGCTAAAATACCGCTATTGCGGGATATGGTAGCGCTATGGCGCCACGACCGCCACGGGTATGGCGGCCGCCACAGAAAAATGCTACGTATCGGTGTGGCGATAGCGTTTTCATTAAAAACGGATATGCTATAGCGCAATATCCCCGCTATAGCAGCTATTTGACAACATTGTATGCTATATATAATTTTGTTGTACTACAAAATTGGAATTTTCTATCATTACTACTCAataaaaatttatgtatataaatTAGGCACTAACTTGAACAGTCCGATTAACTTAGGGGTGACAAATTGTGCgtgttgggtcgttatcgggtcagcCTGTTATCGACACGATCCAATAAggacaaacacgaacacgacccgttaagaaaatctcaaacccgaacacgaacacgacctgcTATCCTCAAACCCGAACACGGCACGAACCTGACACGAACCACCttgggtcaacacgacacgataacaacacgtacattACACGGTACTATagcaacacgacctgataacacGGTTAGAACCTGTTAACAACTGCTCATGATTAACAAAAGTTACAAAACCTTGAATCTAATcattaaaaatctaaaatctgaTTATACAATTTGATTTGATGAACAATAATATTAATAGATTCATAGCAACAAAATCCAATGAAATCTTTAAAAAaacatcatttttaaaataataaaaattaataatataataatattatttcttaatgggtaacacgaacacgacacgaaattttcgtgttcttaactggtcgacccgataaggacacgaacccaacaAGCTTTGACCtaaacccattaatttcgtgcggattcgtgtcgggtTATCGTGTCGTGCCAAAAATTGTCAGTCCTAGATTAACTCATGGGCTAGCTCGAAATTTGAATATGTAGATTTGTCTATCAAATACTCcacttaattaaaatatgtaGTATATAAACGCACTTCGAAACTAGACCCTAACTTGAATAGTCCGATTAGATTATGGGCTAGCTCGAAATTTGAATGTATAATTTGTCTATCATAGTATTTAATCAAAATGTGTACATAAATGCAGTTCGAAACTAAGCCGTAACGTAACAAGTCCTACTAACTCATGAACTAGCTCGAAATCTGAATGTTAGCTAAAACTCATTATATTACAAATTAAGGAGCAGACTAACATGAAGATATAATCTTGTAACATGAAAGTCAGTGACGGAACATAAGCACGTGCTATATAACACATAAAGTTTTAAATTaggaattaatataaatttataggCAAATTAATCGGAAAAGAGATAGATGAAAACATAGTAATATAGAGTTAGAGAATTAGACAATTAGTGGCTGGTTActtattaaatttaaacttttacATGAGAGTTAATGAAAATAGTCTACAAACACTAATTCAAATAAGGCATATGAATTCAATACGATACTAAATGCTAATGGTCTATAGATCTATTATTTTAGTAAAAGCCCAATAACGAACATAATGTTCATCTTCTGTCTCAGCATACGGCAGATTCGGCAAATTAAGGAGCAGATTAACATGAAAGATATAATTAATTTGTAAGTAACATAAAAGACAGTTATTATACCGTTAGTTTGAATAAGGTAAGTAAGAAAAGATGTTAAAATTTCCTTATATACATACATTAGTTAGGGAGTAGTTTGAGAAAGGTAAGATTTTGCAGATCATTACTACTTTCCTTAATAGAAACAGCGGAGAAGGGAAGATATAATCTCTTATATATAGACAGATGTGCAGTTCCATCCATCACAAAGCAAAATCATATTCTAAGAGAGAAATCAGAATTACCGAAAGCAAAAGAGAGAAATTTGAGATCGAATTATTATGGCTGTGGTGGTGAGAAAGGTTTGGCAAAGCAACCTGGATGCCGAATTTCGTCTGATCAAAGGGTGTTTGAAGCAATTCAGGTTCGCGTCGATGGACACCGAATTCCCGGGCACCATCTACAAGCCCGAGGGGAGCGTCTCGTCTCTCTCAGCCGCCCATCTTTACGCGTTGATGAAGAGAAACGTGGACGCTTTGAACATCATCCAACTGGGGCTGACCCTCTCCGACGCCCACGGCAACCTCCCCACTCTCGGCACACCCGCCACCTTCTACGTCTGGGAGTTCAACTTCCGCGACTTCGACTCCGACTACGACCGCTACAATCCGGAGTCTATCGCGTTCCTCCGCGATCAGGGCATCAACTTCGCGGAGCACAAGCGCAGGGGTATCAACTCCCGTTTCTTCGCTGCCTACTTCCTCAAATCCGGCCTTGGAATGGGCCGGGCCTGGGTCACTTTCCATGGGCTCTACGACTTCGGGTTCTTGATCAAGATTCTTACGAGGGAGGCCCTGCCCATCCATCTCCAACACTTCATGCTGCTGCTGCGTCGCTTTTTGGGCATTCAGGTCTACGATTTGAAGCCCATCACCCGCTCCTTTGCGCTTCACGGTGGCCTCGACGCCGTGGCTCGGAGTTTGAGCGTCGagcgggctgctgggaagagcCATCATGCCGGCTCAGACAGTCTCCTCACTATGCAAGTCTTCACTAGGCTTGTCCTCAACTCCAACCACGCTTCCTCCGTTTGTGCTATGCTTCACCGATTCAACTATCTATTATATGGACTCACCTGTTAGATGATAGTAGCTATTCATTTCAATGTTACTTCTTGTGATTGTAAATCACCTTTACTTTACTTTCTAGTACAAATTAATCATAATGGATTTTTGAATTGCTATATATAGTGTCTGTTAGAATTTCTTATCTTCATTTGAACAAGATTACAATTTGCATCATCATATTTGAAACTTGGAAGATTAATGAGAATTAACCTTTAGGCATCATCTTTTAAACACCATGCAAGAGGTCACTTGTGAATATCATAATTTACTTGCAAGTCTCATTGTGCTAATAATTTTACTTTGATTTagtgaattttatttatttgtcgtGGCATTAGAGCAAAAGACTGGTGAATTGAGAAGCGGTGCCGCGGCGGTGATGCGTGTGGctttttcttaaaattttgaaaaacttAGTTTGATATAGTACATTGATTTGTAACTCAATTATAACTTAGTCACGTCAGTTTTAGTTTGGAAAAATCTTAAATTGTGTTAAATTGTCAAACTTCATGAGTTTGAGACAGTTCGTATGAAAATGTATCATACAGTATTTTGGTAAAATATGGTGACTTTAGTTTTGCtaataatatatatactccTTAATATAACCATTCCATAGTTATCGTTGATCCAAAATAACCATTTAATTAAGTAAAACAAgatcatataaaaaaaaattaaaattctcaCATAAATTCAGCTGGCAGTCGCATGTGTATTTGCATATATATGATATcaaggaagatgaagaagaatcAAGAGAGAACTCACTATACTACTAGCCAAACATTAGACTGCTCATATATACTCCACTATATACTGCACAAGAGTAtgagtttttttatatattattctaTTTTCTTTCAAAGACTAATTTATTATCTCTCTATATAATCTAAAGACCTCTTgacatgatattttttttaattttttaaaattatcttcgatcatcatttttacaaaattttaacGTGTCTCCTATCACCATATGTGTGAATAGAAAgacatataataaaataaagttgattTTAGTGGAGATAGTTCAACGTAAAATTTGTTACATCGACAAATCTATTTCAGTTGAACCCATGCTGCTGGCCATGATTGTGGGCGAGCTGTGCCGCCATGGCTTGGATCATGTCAAACTCCGCACCTCCGTGGACACCTTGGAAGTGCAAAAGCCAGCTGGATGATTCCTTGAGTGCCTTTAAATTCTCCCAACGAGCACCATAGGTCCGGGTATTCACCCTCGTTCACCACACCAGTTGATGGAGTAAAGGCAATATCCAAGACACATTGCCCTTCCATTGAGGAGCTATTTATAATCCAACCCTCACTCTCTTAACACTCCACTTATAAGTAATAACTAGACTCCAGAGTCCAGACAGCAATAAGAATaaattactactcctactaAACAAGCTAATTAAAGATAATCTGCAGGGAACGATCTCTATCAAACTTACAAAAGAATTATCAAAGCTTGTTTTTTCTAGGTGTGATAATTTAGCCCCCATGTATCTATCTTATTATCATTCTCAAATTTTCCATCATTACCACATCTCACgataataaaagtgaataatAACAACCaccataataaattaataatgctAATACCACTTCCAATGATAATCATAACCCTTTCACAAAAGAAAGTCAATCAAGGCAAGGAACTAGGATATTAATATATCTTCTCTTCAATGGTCTAAGCTACAAGACTTAAAGTTGCTGAATTGCATTTTAGTGCATTGGTGATAATGTAGTCCTTACAATAGCCCTCACAAAAGGACCATAAATATAGTAATATACCATATTTATTAAGGCCTTTTCTATTACATCAACCTATATGGCAGTAGTTACATGTTCatattaatatacttttttCCAGATGCATCATGAGACTTCATTTTGCTTTTTTAAATTGTTTCCGCTTTACAATAAATTAAGTAGTAAGTACCTCTTCCAGTTTGCGGAGGGGGGAGAGAGTCCTGCAGCTGCTTTGGGGGAAGTACGTCAACTCATGTACATAGGTACTGTCCTAGTTTCACCCATAAGCCTTCCAGCTCAACTATCAATTTAAGAACACGCTAAGCATTACATTCAAGAGCCTTCTCCCAAAGCTCATCCTTCTTTGAACTCTTTGTCCATTGCTCTCTCACTTGCAGGGCCTGCAGATTGAAAAGCATAGGAAAAAATGGTAAGAAAAGGGCATCATAGTCATTCAGCAGTCCAACATAGGGAACATTATGTTCTGGCCAACGTAGAAGCACTACAACCTTCAAATCCAGGTAGACTGACTGTCAGAAGTAAATTTCGGTAAACTTTTTCAAGCTGTCTCAAGTTAATTCTGAAAGAGATATATCCCATTAAGTTGCTGTCCCCAGATTCCATACAAAATCTATACAGCCTTTTACCGGGAATCCTGGCTATTTTGATTTTCATGATTTCCATTATGATCATATTCCTGAATCTGAATCAACAATTTCC carries:
- the LOC121781665 gene encoding probable CCR4-associated factor 1 homolog 11 — protein: MAVVVRKVWQSNLDAEFRLIKGCLKQFRFASMDTEFPGTIYKPEGSVSSLSAAHLYALMKRNVDALNIIQLGLTLSDAHGNLPTLGTPATFYVWEFNFRDFDSDYDRYNPESIAFLRDQGINFAEHKRRGINSRFFAAYFLKSGLGMGRAWVTFHGLYDFGFLIKILTREALPIHLQHFMLLLRRFLGIQVYDLKPITRSFALHGGLDAVARSLSVERAAGKSHHAGSDSLLTMQVFTRLVLNSNHASSVCAMLHRFNYLLYGLTC